The following coding sequences lie in one Anoplolepis gracilipes chromosome 4, ASM4749672v1, whole genome shotgun sequence genomic window:
- the LOC140665128 gene encoding uncharacterized protein isoform X2 — protein sequence MDWHFRTFRKYARRDRQQPVLYTNFLLRCFVHSIAVCLRNSLMITSLTLDGIPLAINYLRILTDGLTNNRNLRNLSLARCRIGDTGCYILLESLQHNSNLHTLNLSSCCLTSRSAMYLSLFLKKKKADLLQNVWKETTSSRENAEGLQVLILDKNYKFGDIGLRQLTRILKNDILKTLCLRYCGITQYGGEIVVKFLQTNTVLTQIDLRDNEVSTDILQNIRKILKTRKSKREKREKISMKKRLLSCEPISVENLTSKTAVSQCTSKENRFSKNQNHSKSRMQHRYILHISRSMHAQKTRRKNDRKYKLQNIINRSHVSWTNVEKLKKRLSFMIERNQNLITVLENKTDFLMKEKNYRLSFEEAYHKIQPQLRNLKNKIAMQNSIHSNIRYENQVYANLQNAFNELKISMQGKVLKMDEGKPEGKADENKKQNIVYCN from the exons ATGGACTGGCATTTTCGCACGTTCAGGAAATATGCGCGAAGGGATCGACAGCAGCCGGTTTTGTATACAAATTTTCTACTACGATGTTTCGTCCATTCTATTGCTGTCTGTCTGAGGAATTCATTGATGATCACCAGCCTCACATTGGATGGCATTCCTCTGGCAATCAACTATCTAAGGATTCTTACTGATGGCTTGACAAACAATCGAAATTTGCGAAACTTGTCATTGGCCAGATGTCGAATAGGTGATACAG gATGCTACATATTGTTAGAAAGTTTGCAACATAATTCAAATCTCCATACTCTGAATTTATCATCATGTTGTCTCACTAGTAGAAGTGCTATGTACTTGTCActgttcttaaaaaaaaagaaagcggATTTGTTGCAAAATGTGTGGAAGGAAACAACATCTTCTCGAGAAAAT GCGGAAGGACTACAAGTACTGATActcgataaaaattacaaatttggCGATATTGGCTTGCGACAATTGACACGTATCCTCAAAAATGATATCTTGAAAACATTATGTTTACGATATTGCGGTATTACTCAATATGGAGGTGAAATTGTGGTAAAGTTCTTGCAAACAAACACTGTGCTCACACAGATTGATCTCAGAGATAATGAAGTGTCCACCGATATACTGCAAAATATTCGCAAAATCCTGAAaacaagaaaaagtaaaagggaaaaaagagaaaaaatatcaatgaaaaaaagattgttaAGTTGTGAGCCTATTTCTGTAGAAAATTTAACTTCAAAAACTGCAGTGTCTCAATGTACATCGAAAGAAAATAGATTCTCCAAAAATCAGAAT CATTCCAAATCGAGAATGCAACACAggtatattttacacatatcaCGTTCAATGCATGCTCAAAAgacgagaagaaaaaatgatagaaaatacaaattgcaaaatataataaacagaaGTCATGTCAGTTGGACCAACGtagagaaattgaaaaaacgtCTGTCTTTTATGATTGAacgtaatcaaaatttaataacagtcTTAGAGAATAAAACTGACTTtctaatgaaagaaaaaaattatcgcttAAGCTTTGAAGAAGCGTATCATAAAATCCAACCTCAACTTAGAAatcttaagaataaaattgctATGCAAAATTCTATTCATTCAAATATACGTTATGAAAACCAAGTTTAcgcaaatttacaaaatgcatttaatgAATTGAAAATATCTATGCAaggaaaagtattaaaaatggaCGAAGGAAAACCTGAAGGAAAAgctgatgaaaataaaaaacaaaatattgtttattgtaattaa
- the LOC140665128 gene encoding uncharacterized protein isoform X1 — protein MDWHFRTFRKYARRDRQQPVLYTNFLLRCFVHSIAVCLRNSLMITSLTLDGIPLAINYLRILTDGLTNNRNLRNLSLARCRIGDTGCYILLESLQHNSNLHTLNLSSCCLTSRSAMYLSLFLKKKKADLLQNVWKETTSSRENVHTTVAEGLQVLILDKNYKFGDIGLRQLTRILKNDILKTLCLRYCGITQYGGEIVVKFLQTNTVLTQIDLRDNEVSTDILQNIRKILKTRKSKREKREKISMKKRLLSCEPISVENLTSKTAVSQCTSKENRFSKNQNHSKSRMQHRYILHISRSMHAQKTRRKNDRKYKLQNIINRSHVSWTNVEKLKKRLSFMIERNQNLITVLENKTDFLMKEKNYRLSFEEAYHKIQPQLRNLKNKIAMQNSIHSNIRYENQVYANLQNAFNELKISMQGKVLKMDEGKPEGKADENKKQNIVYCN, from the exons ATGGACTGGCATTTTCGCACGTTCAGGAAATATGCGCGAAGGGATCGACAGCAGCCGGTTTTGTATACAAATTTTCTACTACGATGTTTCGTCCATTCTATTGCTGTCTGTCTGAGGAATTCATTGATGATCACCAGCCTCACATTGGATGGCATTCCTCTGGCAATCAACTATCTAAGGATTCTTACTGATGGCTTGACAAACAATCGAAATTTGCGAAACTTGTCATTGGCCAGATGTCGAATAGGTGATACAG gATGCTACATATTGTTAGAAAGTTTGCAACATAATTCAAATCTCCATACTCTGAATTTATCATCATGTTGTCTCACTAGTAGAAGTGCTATGTACTTGTCActgttcttaaaaaaaaagaaagcggATTTGTTGCAAAATGTGTGGAAGGAAACAACATCTTCTCGAGAAAATGTTCATACAACAGTg GCGGAAGGACTACAAGTACTGATActcgataaaaattacaaatttggCGATATTGGCTTGCGACAATTGACACGTATCCTCAAAAATGATATCTTGAAAACATTATGTTTACGATATTGCGGTATTACTCAATATGGAGGTGAAATTGTGGTAAAGTTCTTGCAAACAAACACTGTGCTCACACAGATTGATCTCAGAGATAATGAAGTGTCCACCGATATACTGCAAAATATTCGCAAAATCCTGAAaacaagaaaaagtaaaagggaaaaaagagaaaaaatatcaatgaaaaaaagattgttaAGTTGTGAGCCTATTTCTGTAGAAAATTTAACTTCAAAAACTGCAGTGTCTCAATGTACATCGAAAGAAAATAGATTCTCCAAAAATCAGAAT CATTCCAAATCGAGAATGCAACACAggtatattttacacatatcaCGTTCAATGCATGCTCAAAAgacgagaagaaaaaatgatagaaaatacaaattgcaaaatataataaacagaaGTCATGTCAGTTGGACCAACGtagagaaattgaaaaaacgtCTGTCTTTTATGATTGAacgtaatcaaaatttaataacagtcTTAGAGAATAAAACTGACTTtctaatgaaagaaaaaaattatcgcttAAGCTTTGAAGAAGCGTATCATAAAATCCAACCTCAACTTAGAAatcttaagaataaaattgctATGCAAAATTCTATTCATTCAAATATACGTTATGAAAACCAAGTTTAcgcaaatttacaaaatgcatttaatgAATTGAAAATATCTATGCAaggaaaagtattaaaaatggaCGAAGGAAAACCTGAAGGAAAAgctgatgaaaataaaaaacaaaatattgtttattgtaattaa